The Fibrobacter sp. UWT2 DNA segment GTTGTTCTCTCCCGTGTTCTTGGGCACGGAAATCACGTTGGTGATGTTTTTGCCGTCTAGGGACATTTGGAAACTGGAGGTCTCGTTTGCGGAAGCGACTGCGGCCGAGAAGTTGTAGTCTCCCGCTTCTTTCACGTTTACGCTATATTCGAGCCATTCGCCTTCTTGATTGTAACCTACGATTACGCCTGTAGCCTTCTTGTAAAGGTCGACTCCGGTATCATTGCGGTAATCGGAATCGCCATGATTTTCGGAATCGTTTTCTTTGTAGGAATCGTTGCCGGAACCTACACCCGGAATATCAAAATCTTCTGCTTCGATTTTTCCGGGAATTGAAAAAGCCTTGCCTTTGAAGGGCTGCTGCGGCACCGGTTCTACGGGCGCGCGGTTGACGGCCTTGAGCATCTGTTCGGCGTAGCGCTTGCCGAAGGTTACGTAGGCGTCGTGATTAAAGTGGTAACGGTCGACTCCGTTTCCGCCTAGGCCTTCGGACGATGCGTAGTAGGTGTTGTCCATCGTGTTCGGGAGCTTTGATACGCGATCGGAATAGCAGCAGCCTTCGCGCAGAAGTTCACCTGCCACAAACGGAACTGTATCGGAACTCATGTTCAGTGCCGAAAGAAAATCGTCGCGAGTCTTCTTTACGATTTTTGGCCAGTCGGAATAGCCGCCGTCGGTTTCGCCCTGGTGGAAGATGAATCCTTTGATGACGCCTACTTCTTGGGCCTTTTTGGCGATGTCTACGATGGTCTTGTAGACGTTGCCGTCACTTGCGTATTCCTTGGCGTAATTTTGCAACCAAGATTCAGCCGAGGCGAGGTAGCTTGCGTATTGATCTTTGTCGAAAGCCTTGATGCTTGCGCCGCCAATGGCAACCGGAATAATGCCGATGGTGACATCGGGCATGCTGTCGGCCATGGTGCGGCCGAACCAGTCTGCAATCGAAATGGTGTTGCCGCAGTTGAACAGCGAGGGAACAGCGGGGTAGACTTCGCCTATGGTGTTGCGGCCCTTGCCGCTGCACTTTTGCGTTGCGAAAATCTTGAAACGCGGGTGCTCAGCCTTGTCGGCGCTTTGTGCGTCGGCGGTGCCGCCCATATTGGACTGCCCGTAAGCGATGTAAATATGAAAATTGGGGTCCGGTGCCGCATAGAGCGTCCCGAACGTGGAAAAGCCGAGGGCAAAAACCGCCCCGGCAATAACTTTAGGAAGTTTGCCAAACATACCAATCCTTTATTGTTAACAACCCTGATTACAATTTATACTCATGCAGTGAGTGAAAATCGGCTGTATAGGCAGTGTTTATGGATTTTTTGTCAAAAAGGAAGCCTTTGGTGAGAATCGCGGGGGAGACCCTATATATTATATTTAGGGCAAGGTTGTTTAAATAGGTGCCTCTGGAGTTAGAGGCGCTAAAGGGTTGTTATGAAAAGACGCATCCTCAGGACTGCGGCAATGGCCGCTTCCGTGTCTTTGGTTTCGATGTCGTGGGGCGCTACGCTTCCGACTGCGACCGAAATTTTCAATAAAATGGGCTTCGGCATCAACATCGGTAACACGATGGAAGTGCCGGGCAATCCGACCGGTTGGGGCAACAAGTTCCCGACAGAGGCCTACATCGATTCGGTGAAGGCTGCCGGATTCAGCACGATTCGCATTCCTTGCGCCTGGGATAGCCACGCCAAAGACGGAGTCATTAACGAAAGTTGGATGGATTCCGTGCAGACGGTGGTGGACATGTGCATGCGCGCCGGGCTGGTGACGGTTCTCAACATTCATTGGGATGGCGGCTGGCTCGAAGGGAACCTTAAGGACGAAAAGAAAGACGAAGTGAACGCCAAGCAGAAGGCGTACTGGACCCAGATTGCCACGCGCTTCATGAACTATAATGAAAACCTGCTCTTTGCTAGCGCAAATGAACCCGCCACTACCGACGACAATTACAAACACGAAACCGAAATCTTGGCAACATACCACCAGACTTTCGTGGACGCCGTGCGTGCCACGGGTGGTAACAACGCAAGCCGTACGCTTGTGATTCAAGGGCCTTCTACAAGTATTGACCGCTCGGTTGAAGTCTATACGGTGGATAAGCTCCCGAAAGACGTGATTGAAAATCGATTGATGTTTGAAGTCCACTACTACGACCCGTATACTTACACGCTGATGAACGAACCCGCCAACTGGGGCGCTATTGTTGAACCGCAGTATTATTGGGGTACGGGCGACAATCTTGCTACGGGTGACGATATCGTCCATAATTGCGGCTACAACGCTTGGGGTGGCGGCATGGGAGATCCTTGCACCAAGAGCCAGATGGATGCATCGCTTGGCAAGATGAAGAAAAATTACGTGGACAAGGGTGTGCCCGTGATTATCGGCGAATTCGGCGCAAACGACCGCGTAGGCGTGCTTACGGGCAGCAACTACGACAAACATCGCAAAGGTCGCCTTGAATATTACCAGGCGTTCATGAGCTCCTGCAAGGCGAATCAGGTGGTGCCGATTGCTTGGGATACGGGTCACGAAGGTGAAAACAACATGACCATTATCCGCAGGCAGAGTGAGCCCGATGGCTCCATTTTTGACAAGGATGTGCTAGACATTATGCGGAAGGCGTATGGTCTTGGTGACTATGTGAATACGGGCATCACGCATGTTGAAAACTTCGTGGAAGGCGGTGCCGGAACGATTGCCGTGCGGAATGGCGGCGTTACGAGTTCTATTGGTGGAATCGGTCTCCGCCGCGAAGGGGTAATGCTTTATGCTAGTGGAGCCATCAAGCTGTTCGATATGAATGGCAACGTGCTCCGCAGAGGAACTTCCGAGCTTTCGTTGCAGGGCTTGCACCAAGGCGTCTATATCGCCAAAAGCGGTAATCGTCAGTTGAAAGTGAATCTGCGCTAAGGCTCTTTGTTACAACGAAAACTCCCCGGCGTTCGTCGGGGAGTTTTTTTCGAATCAATAAGGAATAATAATTTGGAATAAGCTCTGGTTGGCTACTAGAGTCCAGTGTAGCTGAACGATTTATGGCCAAGCTTTTGGCCACAACTGCTGACAAATACAGCGGTCAACTTACCGACGCGAATGCCTGCAAGATTTCCACCTTTTTCGCCAAATTCACGGACGAGATTGCCCTGCAAGTCGAATAAGCGAACTTTCGTGCCCTCGGGTGCACCTTGTACATGCAAGAAGCCGTTTGATACGAACATGTTCATAGACGGAGCGAGGCGTGCCATCTTCAGGGAGGTCTTCGAAGTGTCCTGTTTGGAAGTATCCTGCACGGTCGTGTCCTGCTTGGAAGTGTCCGGCTTGGAAGTATCCGGCTTGGCTTCTTCGTACGGGAGCGAAGGCGTTTCCCAGTCAATCCAGTCGCCATAGTTGTCAATCTTGAAACCCTTGCCGT contains these protein-coding regions:
- a CDS encoding sialate O-acetylesterase gives rise to the protein MFGKLPKVIAGAVFALGFSTFGTLYAAPDPNFHIYIAYGQSNMGGTADAQSADKAEHPRFKIFATQKCSGKGRNTIGEVYPAVPSLFNCGNTISIADWFGRTMADSMPDVTIGIIPVAIGGASIKAFDKDQYASYLASAESWLQNYAKEYASDGNVYKTIVDIAKKAQEVGVIKGFIFHQGETDGGYSDWPKIVKKTRDDFLSALNMSSDTVPFVAGELLREGCCYSDRVSKLPNTMDNTYYASSEGLGGNGVDRYHFNHDAYVTFGKRYAEQMLKAVNRAPVEPVPQQPFKGKAFSIPGKIEAEDFDIPGVGSGNDSYKENDSENHGDSDYRNDTGVDLYKKATGVIVGYNQEGEWLEYSVNVKEAGDYNFSAAVASANETSSFQMSLDGKNITNVISVPKNTGENNYDDYNMVKANVTLTAGEHILRFTVTGSWMDTDYFMFENQSLCLEEPCTPSAIAKFETLTKTENYRIFDMNGSYLGMVRATGMQELSSSTKALVRHGGLLIAKTAAGKTLRLKIAK
- a CDS encoding glycoside hydrolase family 5 protein, whose product is MKRRILRTAAMAASVSLVSMSWGATLPTATEIFNKMGFGINIGNTMEVPGNPTGWGNKFPTEAYIDSVKAAGFSTIRIPCAWDSHAKDGVINESWMDSVQTVVDMCMRAGLVTVLNIHWDGGWLEGNLKDEKKDEVNAKQKAYWTQIATRFMNYNENLLFASANEPATTDDNYKHETEILATYHQTFVDAVRATGGNNASRTLVIQGPSTSIDRSVEVYTVDKLPKDVIENRLMFEVHYYDPYTYTLMNEPANWGAIVEPQYYWGTGDNLATGDDIVHNCGYNAWGGGMGDPCTKSQMDASLGKMKKNYVDKGVPVIIGEFGANDRVGVLTGSNYDKHRKGRLEYYQAFMSSCKANQVVPIAWDTGHEGENNMTIIRRQSEPDGSIFDKDVLDIMRKAYGLGDYVNTGITHVENFVEGGAGTIAVRNGGVTSSIGGIGLRREGVMLYASGAIKLFDMNGNVLRRGTSELSLQGLHQGVYIAKSGNRQLKVNLR